The genome window CAACATCGCGCGTCAGCACTCGAAGAACCGCAAGCTGTTCGGCAAGGGCAATCCCGAGGGCATCGCGGCGGCGGAAAGCGGCAACAACGGCTGCGTCGGCGGCTCGCTCGTGCCCACCCTCACCCTCGGCATTCCCGGCAACAGCGTCGCCGCCGCGCTGCTCGGCGGACTGCTGATCCACGGCCTCATTCCCGGCCCCGAGCTGTTCACCAAGCACGGCGTGATCACCTACGGGTTCATCCTGTCGATGCTCCTCGCCAACCTGATCTTTCTCGGCATCGGGCTGCTGTTCGCGCCGTATTTCGCGCGCATCTCGCTCGTTCCGGTCCACCTGCTGATCCCGACGGTGTGCCTGTTCTCGGCGCTCGGCGCCTACGCCATCGACGGCAACGTCTTCGACGTCTGGGTGACGCTCGCCTTCGCGGTGTTCGCGCTGCTGCTGGAAAAGGGCGGATTCTCGCTCGGCGCGCTGATCCTGGGCCTGATCCTCGGGCCGATCGCCGAGACCGGATTCGCGCAGGGGCTGATCATCGGTCACGGCAGCTACGCGGTGTTCTTCGAGCGCGGGCCGTGCCAGATTCTGTGGGCGGTGATCGTGCTGCTGCTGGTGCCGCCGACGCTGCAGCTCTATCGCAACCACATCGCCGCGGGGCGGGCGGAGTGAGGCGGCGGGAGGAGGATCACTCCACCTCGCCGACGCCGCTCATCACCTCGGCCATGTTTTCGTACTTGTCCTCCGGGAGCTGCCGCCGCACGTCGAGCACGACCGCTTCCGCGCCCTGCTCCCTGGCGTGCCGCACCAGGTCGTCCTTGTCGGCGGGAAAATCGAATCCCTTGAGATAATGGGCGATATTTGCGGGCGACCGCCCGCCGAGACCTCGCGTCGTGTCGCGTCTCCTTCGGGGTTTCGGGGCCGGTCGAAAGACAACTCGCAGACGGCCCCACGGTTCCGCGATCAGGCCCGGCGGCGCAGCATCGCCGCCGCGTCGAACCCCGCCGCGCCGACGCCCAGGCGGCGGGCGAGACCGTCGGCATCGGCCGGAGCGCGCACCTTGGCATCGTTGTCGAAATAGACGAACACGTCGCGCCCGCCCGTGCGCTTCGGCGCCGGGCCGCCCGCCCGCTCGGCGTCGGCGGGTTCGCCGCCCGCCGCCCAGGCGGCGGCCCGGCGCGCCCAGGCGTCGAGGGCGTCGTCGTCGTAGCCCGAGGCATAGAGTTCCTCCGACCCGTGCAGACGGCAGTAGACGAAATCGGCGGTGACGTCCATCAGCCGCGGCCATGCCACGGCATCGGCGCACACCAGGGCGACGCCCCGTTCCCGCAACAGGTCGACGAACGCCGGGTCGCGGAAGCTGTCGTGGCGGATCTCGACCGCGTGGCGCACCGGGCGGCGCGCGTCCGGAGCCAGGACGCTGCGGCCGTTCAGCCGGGAGTCGTGCTTGCGCGCGAGACGGCCGAGCGCCTCGGTATCGTGGGGAAGAAGATCGAGGAACCCGGCGAAGCGGTCGCGGTCGAACCTCATGTTGGGCGGGAATTGCCACAGGATCGGTCCGAGCCACGGCCCGAGCGCGAGCAGGCCGCTGGCGAGAAAGTTGGCGAGCGGCGTTTCCACGTCCTTCAGACGGCGAACGTGGGTGATGTAGCGCGAGGCCTTGATCGCGAAGACGAAATCCTCGGGAACGCGGGCGCGCCAATCGGCGAACGCGGCAGGCCTCTGCAGGCCGTAGAAGGTGCCGTTGACCTCGATGCTGCGGAACCGGCGGGCGGCATAGTCCAACTCCCGCGCCTGCGCCAGCCCCTCGGGGTAGAAGCGCCCGCGCCAGGGCGGATAGGTCCAGCCGGAAATGCCGATGCGGATGTCGCCGGTCATGGCCAGTCCTCCGTCGGCCGCGCGCCGCGGCCGACGGCAGGAGGGGATCAGCGCCAGACCGGCTTGCCGAGGTCGATCTGATCCTTGTCGGTCAGCGCGCCCGCGGCGCCGCCGCCGATCGCGCCGATCGCCGCGCCGGTCACCGGCGAGCCGGTGAGCGCGCCGACGCCGAGGCCGGCCGCGCCGCCCAACGCCGCGCCCGAAGCCGCACGGTCGCCGGTGGTGTCGCCGCAGGCCGACAGACCGAGGGCAAGAGCGGCGGCGACCCCGGCGATCATCGTGGTTCGTTTGATGTCCGTCATCGCAATGCTCCTTTGCGTCTTGTCTTGCGATCGCGTGCAGACAAAACGGCCCGGCGGGCCCAAGGGTTCCCCGGCCGGAGGAGTCCTCGGCGGTCAGGCGGTGGCGCGGGCGATCACCGAAAAGCCGAGGTCGACCACCGCTTCGGGCCACGGCTGATCGGCGACGCGGGCGAGCAGCGCGTCGGCGGCGGTCGCTCCCATCAGGGTGCGGTCGATCTTCACCGTGGTCATCGCCGGGTGGGTGTGGGCGGCGAAGTCGAGATCGCCGAACCCGATCACCGCGATGTCGTCCGGCACCCGGAGGCCGCGCGCCTGCGCCTCGACGATCACCCCGAGGGCGAGCATGTCGGACGAACAGAATACCGCGCCGCGGGAGAACCCCTGCGCGATCAGCGCGGCCATGCGCTGCCGCCCCCACTCGAGGGACGAGCCCGGCGGCGTGGTTTCGAGGTGGACCGGACCGCCGCCCCGGTGCTCGACCTCGGCGGCGAACGCCGCCTGGCGCTTCAGCGCGCGGGCGTCGGAGGCGGCGACGCAGGCGAACGCGGCATAGCCGCGGTCGAGCAGATAGCCCGCCGCCGCCCGGCCGACCTTGTCGTGATCGTAACCGACGACGACGTCGAGCGGCGTCGGCGTGATGTCCCAGGTTTCGACGATCGGAATCTTCGCCGCGAGCAGCTTTCTCCGGCACTCGAGCGCGTGGTTGATGCCGATCAGGAAGATCGCGTCCGGGCGGCGGCCGAGCACCGCGGCGACGACCTCCTCCTCGGTGCGGAGATCGTATCCCGACTCGCCCAACAGCACCTGATAACCCTTCTCGCGCACCCGCCGGGTGAAGCTCTGGATCGTCTCGGCGTAGACCAGATTGGCGATCGACGGCACGATCGCGGCGAACAGCCGACTGCGGCTGGAGGCGAGGCCGCCCGCGAGAAGATTGGGGAGATAGCCGGTCTGGGCGATCGCGGCGTTGACCCGCGCGAGGGTCTCGGGCGCGACCTTCTGCGGGTGATTGAGGGCGCGCGACACCGTCGCCGGGGCGACCCCCGCCCGCTCGGCGACGCTTTCGAGCGTCACCGCCGCGCTCGGCCGCCGCGCCCGCGCCGCCCTGCGCCGCTTGACCCGTTGCGCCTCGTCCATCCGCTCCTCCGGAACTCCGCCCGCAGACTATGTTACCGGGCCGGGGTTGAACAGGGCCAGCGCATTGTGCAGGCCGAGGCGGTCGGCGGCGACCGTCCTGCGCCCGCTCGCGACGTCGAGGATCAGCCGATAGAGCTCGTCTCCTACCTCTTCCAGGCTCGCCGCGCCGGTGGCTATGCGCCCGGCGTCGAGGTCGACGAGATCGCGCCAGCGGGTCGCGAGGTTGGAGTTGGTCGCCACCTTGATCACCGGCGCGGCGGCGAGGCCGTAGGGCGTGCCGCGGCCGGTGGTGAACACCTGAAGGGCGATGCCGGAGGCGAGCTGCTGGGTGCCGCAGACGAAATCCGACGCCGGCGTGGCGGCGAACACCATGCCCTTGCGGCGCACCCGTTCGCCCGGCGCGAGCACGTCGACGATCGGCGCGCTGCCCGACTTGACCACCGAGCCGAGCGCCTTTTCGACGATGTTGGCGAGGCCGCCCGACTTGTTGCCGGGCGTGGTGTTGGCGGAACGGTCGGCGCCGTTGCGGGCGAGGTAGGCGTCGTACCACGCCATCTCGCGGATCAACGCCTCGGCCACCGCGTCGTCGGCGGCGCGCTCCACCAGCAGGTGAATGGCGTCGCGCACCTCGGTGACCTCGGAGAACACCACCGTGCCGCCCGCGCGCACGATCCGGTCGGCGGCGAGACCCACCGCCGGGTTGGCGGTGAGGCCGGAGAGCGCGTCCGAGCCGCCGCACTGCACGCCGACGACGAGGTCGGAAACCGGGCAGGTCTCGCGCCGCCGCGCGTTCAGGCGTTCGAGAAGCGGCAGCGCCGCCGCCATCACCCCCTCGACCATCGCCCCGAACCCGTCGAAGGCGTCGTCCTGCAACCGCACCACCGTCGCCGCCGCTCCCTGCGTCCGCAGCATCTCCGGCACCAGCTTCTCACACCCCAGCCCGACGATCAGGGTCTCGCCGCCGAAGTTGGGATTGCGCGCGAGGTTGCGCAGAGTGCGGATCGGCACCTGCGCGCCCGGCGCGTCGATGGCGACGCCGCAGCCGTAGATGTGGTCGAGGGCGACGACGTCGTCGACGTTGGGGAAGCGGGGGAGAAGCTCGCGCTTCATCCGCTCGACGACGTGGGCCGCCACGCCCGCGACGCACTGCACCGACATCGAGATCGCGAGAACGTTCTTCACCCCCACCGAACCGTCGGGATTGCGGAACCCCTCGAAGGTCTGGCCCTCCAGCGGCTCCTGCGGCGGCATCGGCCGCCGCGTGCGCGGCATGGTTTCGAGATCGGGCGCGGGCGGCATCCGCACCAGCGCCTCCGAAACCCAGGCGCCTTTCGCGATCGGCGCGGCGGCGTGGCCGATCACCTCGCCGTAGCGCACGATCGCCTCACCCTCGCGATGATCCCTGAGCGCCACCTTGTGGCCCATCGGCACGTTCTCGCGCAGCGCCGTGCCGTCGGCGAGGGTCTGCCCCGCCCGCCCGCCCGAAGGCGAAACCACCACCGCCACGGTATCCGCCGGGTGGACGACGATCGTCGCGACCGCGCTCATGACGCCGCCTCCGGCCGGTTGCGCCACGCCTGATAGAAGGCGTAGCCGAGCGAGAGCGCGATCAGCACCCACAGGCCCGCCGCGATCGGACTCTTGGTAAAGAAGATGCCGAACGACCCGTAGGATTCGAGGCTCTTGACGAAGTAGACCTCGGCGTCCTTGCCGAGGATGAAGCCGATGATGAACGGCGCGGACTCGAGGCCGACCTTGTGGCCGAAGTAGCCGAACAGGCCGAACAGGAAGAACGTCCAGACATCGAACATGACGCCGGAATTGGCGGAGAACGCGCCGACCACGCACATCATCAGAATCACCGGATAGAGCAGGTACTTCGGCACCTGGATCACCTTCACCACCCAGCGGATCGCGAAGAACATCACGCCGAACATCACGAGGTTGGCGAGCAGCAGGTTGAACATGATGGTGTGCCAGGCTTCGAGGTGCTCGCCG of uncultured Alphaproteobacteria bacterium contains these proteins:
- a CDS encoding conserved hypothetical protein (Evidence 4 : Homologs of previously reported genes of unknown function); this encodes MRHAREQGAEAVVLDVRRQLPEDKYENMAEVMSGVGEVE
- a CDS encoding conserved hypothetical protein (Evidence 4 : Homologs of previously reported genes of unknown function) → MTGDIRIGISGWTYPPWRGRFYPEGLAQARELDYAARRFRSIEVNGTFYGLQRPAAFADWRARVPEDFVFAIKASRYITHVRRLKDVETPLANFLASGLLALGPWLGPILWQFPPNMRFDRDRFAGFLDLLPHDTEALGRLARKHDSRLNGRSVLAPDARRPVRHAVEIRHDSFRDPAFVDLLRERGVALVCADAVAWPRLMDVTADFVYCRLHGSEELYASGYDDDALDAWARRAAAWAAGGEPADAERAGGPAPKRTGGRDVFVYFDNDAKVRAPADADGLARRLGVGAAGFDAAAMLRRRA
- a CDS encoding conserved exported hypothetical protein (Evidence 4 : Homologs of previously reported genes of unknown function) — its product is MTDIKRTTMIAGVAAALALGLSACGDTTGDRAASGAALGGAAGLGVGALTGSPVTGAAIGAIGGGAAGALTDKDQIDLGKPVWR
- a CDS encoding Transcriptional regulator, LacI family, whose amino-acid sequence is MDEAQRVKRRRAARARRPSAAVTLESVAERAGVAPATVSRALNHPQKVAPETLARVNAAIAQTGYLPNLLAGGLASSRSRLFAAIVPSIANLVYAETIQSFTRRVREKGYQVLLGESGYDLRTEEEVVAAVLGRRPDAIFLIGINHALECRRKLLAAKIPIVETWDITPTPLDVVVGYDHDKVGRAAAGYLLDRGYAAFACVAASDARALKRQAAFAAEVEHRGGGPVHLETTPPGSSLEWGRQRMAALIAQGFSRGAVFCSSDMLALGVIVEAQARGLRVPDDIAVIGFGDLDFAAHTHPAMTTVKIDRTLMGATAADALLARVADQPWPEAVVDLGFSVIARATA
- the garD gene encoding (D)-galactarate dehydrogenase (Evidence 2a : Function of homologous gene experimentally demonstrated in an other organism; PubMedId : 10762278, 20225875, 2407727, 9772162; Product type e : enzyme); this encodes MSAVATIVVHPADTVAVVVSPSGGRAGQTLADGTALRENVPMGHKVALRDHREGEAIVRYGEVIGHAAAPIAKGAWVSEALVRMPPAPDLETMPRTRRPMPPQEPLEGQTFEGFRNPDGSVGVKNVLAISMSVQCVAGVAAHVVERMKRELLPRFPNVDDVVALDHIYGCGVAIDAPGAQVPIRTLRNLARNPNFGGETLIVGLGCEKLVPEMLRTQGAAATVVRLQDDAFDGFGAMVEGVMAAALPLLERLNARRRETCPVSDLVVGVQCGGSDALSGLTANPAVGLAADRIVRAGGTVVFSEVTEVRDAIHLLVERAADDAVAEALIREMAWYDAYLARNGADRSANTTPGNKSGGLANIVEKALGSVVKSGSAPIVDVLAPGERVRRKGMVFAATPASDFVCGTQQLASGIALQVFTTGRGTPYGLAAAPVIKVATNSNLATRWRDLVDLDAGRIATGAASLEEVGDELYRLILDVASGRRTVAADRLGLHNALALFNPGPVT